In Halarcobacter mediterraneus, the following proteins share a genomic window:
- a CDS encoding ABC transporter substrate-binding protein, with protein MKKYLLILFCIVNLFANEQRIVTLSPSLNEIVFALGKGDKIVANTQYCNYPPESKKIPKIGGYSSISLEKLLKAKPSLVLAQNYDEKLLSNLEKLNFNYHSFKTDNLASIKTTIKNISLLLNKEKKANELINKINIKLNSLSNIVSNKEIMIVIGAQPTLEKAIYITGNNLYFNDIIKASGNKNAYKSKSSAQPIVNVENIINMNPDIIILLAPYIHDNNISFDELKKPWKKLPIKASKNDNIYIIDKEYAGIPSHRVIYFMEDFKDILVNVRDK; from the coding sequence ATGAAAAAATATTTATTAATTCTTTTTTGTATTGTTAATTTATTTGCCAATGAGCAAAGAATAGTAACACTATCTCCTTCTTTAAATGAGATAGTTTTTGCTCTTGGAAAGGGAGATAAAATAGTTGCAAATACTCAGTATTGCAACTATCCCCCTGAATCGAAAAAAATACCTAAAATTGGTGGTTATTCCTCAATCTCTTTAGAAAAATTATTAAAAGCTAAACCTAGCTTAGTTCTTGCCCAAAACTATGATGAAAAACTATTATCAAATTTGGAAAAATTAAACTTTAATTATCACTCTTTTAAAACAGATAATTTAGCTTCAATAAAAACTACGATAAAAAATATTTCTTTATTATTAAATAAAGAAAAAAAAGCGAATGAATTAATAAATAAAATAAATATTAAACTAAATAGTCTTTCAAATATTGTTTCAAATAAAGAAATTATGATTGTAATAGGTGCTCAACCAACTTTGGAAAAAGCTATTTATATTACGGGAAATAATTTATATTTTAATGATATAATAAAAGCTTCAGGTAATAAAAATGCATATAAATCTAAAAGTTCAGCACAGCCAATAGTAAATGTTGAAAATATTATAAATATGAATCCTGATATTATAATTTTACTTGCACCTTATATTCATGACAACAATATTAGTTTTGATGAATTAAAAAAGCCTTGGAAAAAACTTCCAATAAAGGCAAGTAAAAATGATAATATTTATATTATAGATAAAGAATATGCAGGAATTCCTAGTCATAGAGTAATTTATTTTATGGAAGATTTTAAAGATATATTAGTAAATGTTAGAGATAAATAG
- a CDS encoding ATP-binding cassette domain-containing protein produces the protein MLEINSFSNHILKDISFFLKENENLIILGANGAGKSTLAKVLSNLISNDKVTLQNKNISSLDDEQRAKLINYIPPKLEVFDEYICVYEFLELSFIGKINKEKIDETISLLKLEKIKNRACNDLSSGEKQLLLLASSIIHNAKITIFDELTANMDITRVKEVFELFNSQYLQQKIIITHNLDLAFNLKYKVLYLDEGELKFFGDSSEFFSKEVLEKFYHNCLEVVNNHLVVKL, from the coding sequence ATGTTAGAGATAAATAGTTTTTCAAATCATATTTTAAAAGATATTTCATTCTTTTTGAAAGAGAATGAAAACCTTATAATCCTTGGTGCCAATGGAGCAGGGAAGTCAACCTTAGCAAAAGTTCTTTCAAATCTTATATCAAATGATAAAGTAACCCTTCAAAATAAAAATATCTCTTCTTTAGATGATGAACAAAGAGCAAAACTAATAAACTATATTCCTCCAAAACTTGAAGTATTTGATGAGTATATTTGCGTTTATGAGTTTTTAGAACTTTCATTTATAGGAAAAATAAATAAAGAAAAGATTGATGAAACAATATCTTTATTAAAACTAGAAAAAATAAAAAATAGAGCCTGCAATGATTTAAGTTCAGGAGAAAAACAGCTTTTATTACTTGCTTCAAGCATTATACATAATGCAAAAATCACAATCTTTGATGAACTAACTGCAAATATGGATATTACAAGAGTTAAAGAAGTATTTGAGCTTTTTAATTCACAATATTTACAACAAAAAATAATCATAACTCATAATTTAGATTTAGCCTTTAATCTAAAATATAAGGTTTTATATTTAGATGAGGGAGAGCTTAAGTTCTTTGGAGATAGCAGTGAATTTTTTTCTAAAGAAGTTTTAGAAAAATTCTATCATAACTGCTTAGAAGTAGTAAATAATCACTTGGTGGTAAAACTATGA